One genomic segment of Hordeum vulgare subsp. vulgare chromosome 2H, MorexV3_pseudomolecules_assembly, whole genome shotgun sequence includes these proteins:
- the LOC123425562 gene encoding cullin-associated NEDD8-dissociated protein 1-like, translating to MVGNIVLIATFGDGLRRELPSCLPILVDRTDNEITRLTAVKAFAVIVNSPLRIDLSCVLDHVISELTAFLRKANRALRQATLGTLNSLVVTYGGQIGSSSYETIIAELSTLISDIDLHMAALALGLCCTIMVDRRSIKNVGLATRHEVLPQALILIRSALLQAQALHALQKFFASLVQSANTSFETLLDSLISTAKPSQSGGLSKKAVSSIAQCVAVLCLASGDQKCASTIGMLKGILNDESSTNSVSLKKSFVGIVYLELMMEISFVMSQ from the exons ATGGTGGGCAACATTGTACTTATTGCTACTTTTGGTGATGGTCTTCGAAGGGAATTACCGTCATGCCTTCCCATACTTGTTGATAGGACGGACAATGAAATAACACGACTCACAGCTGTCAAG GCATTTGCGGTGATTGTGAATTCACCTCTTCGGATTGATCTGTCATGCGTCCTGGACCATGTCATTTCTGAGCTCACAGCTTTCCTTCGAAAG GCCAACAGAGCACTCAGGCAGGCAACATTGGGGACCCTAAATTCTCTGGTTGTCACATATGGTGGTCAAATTGGCTCATCCTCTTATGAAACGATAATAGCTGAACTTTCTACTCTCATAAG TGACATCGATTTGCATATGGCTGCTCTTGCATTGGGGCTGTGTTGCACAATAATGGTTGACAGAAGATCCATTAAAAATGTCGGTTTAGCTACGAGACATGAAGTTTTGCCTCAGGCCCTTATTTTGATCAGGAGTGCTTTGTTGCAAGCACAAGCACTACAT GCGCTACAGAAGTTTTTTGCTTCACTGGTCCAGTCTGCAAATACAAGCTTTGAAACATTGTTGGACTCCCTTATTTCAACTGCCAAGCCATCACAGTCAGGCGGTCTTTCCAAGAAGGCAGTATCCTCTATTGCACAGTGTGTTGCTGTGCTATGCTTAGCATCTGGTGATCAGAAATGTGCATCAACTATTGGAATGCTTAAAGGCATTCTAAATGATGAGAGTTCAACTAATTCTGTAAG CTTAAAAAAATCATTCGTGGGCATCGTCTATCTAGAGTTGATGATGGAGATTTCATTCGTGATGAGCCAATAG